Proteins encoded together in one Nostoc sp. PCC 7524 window:
- the rpsJ gene encoding 30S ribosomal protein S10 codes for MATLQQQKIRIRLQAFDRRLLDTSCEKIVDTANRTNATAIGPIPLPTKRKIYCVLRSPHVDKDSREHFETRTHRRIIDIYQPSSKTIDALMKLDLPSGVDIEVKL; via the coding sequence ATGGCAACTCTACAGCAGCAGAAAATTAGAATTCGTTTACAAGCTTTTGACCGTCGATTATTGGATACATCTTGCGAGAAGATTGTAGACACAGCTAACCGGACTAACGCTACAGCTATAGGCCCGATTCCTTTACCGACAAAACGGAAAATTTACTGCGTGCTGCGATCTCCTCACGTAGACAAAGATTCACGGGAACATTTTGAAACCCGTACCCATCGCCGGATTATTGACATCTACCAACCTTCTTCTAAAACCATTGATGCTCTGATGAAGCTCGATTTACCATCGGGTGTGGACATTGAAGTAAAACTTTAA
- a CDS encoding LON peptidase substrate-binding domain-containing protein → MTSSSKIAVRELPLFPLPEVVLFPTRPLPLHIFEFRYRIMMNTILESDRRFGVLMFDPIKGTIANVGCCAEIIHYQRLPDDRMKMLTLGQQRFRVLEYVREKPYRVGLVEWIEDQAPSKDLRPLATEVGQLLRDVVRLSAKLTEQNIELPEELPDLPTELSYWVASNLYGVASEQQSLLEMQDTATRLERESEILTTTRNHLAARSVLKDTFNQKL, encoded by the coding sequence ATGACATCTTCTTCTAAAATAGCAGTTCGTGAACTACCTCTGTTCCCGTTACCCGAAGTAGTTCTGTTTCCTACTAGACCTCTTCCCCTGCATATTTTTGAGTTTCGCTACCGAATCATGATGAACACGATTTTGGAAAGCGATCGCAGGTTCGGTGTGTTAATGTTTGACCCCATCAAAGGTACGATTGCGAACGTTGGCTGTTGTGCAGAAATTATTCACTACCAACGCCTACCAGATGACCGCATGAAGATGCTTACCTTGGGACAACAGAGGTTTCGGGTTCTAGAGTACGTTCGAGAAAAGCCTTACCGTGTTGGTTTAGTGGAATGGATAGAAGACCAAGCACCAAGTAAAGATTTACGGCCTTTGGCTACGGAAGTGGGACAACTGCTGCGTGATGTTGTTAGGCTTTCCGCTAAGTTAACCGAACAAAATATAGAACTGCCAGAAGAGTTGCCTGACTTACCAACAGAGCTATCTTATTGGGTAGCTAGTAACCTTTACGGTGTCGCCAGCGAGCAGCAGTCATTACTAGAAATGCAAGATACTGCTACTCGCCTAGAACGGGAATCAGAAATTTTGACCACTACTCGAAATCATTTGGCGGCTCGTTCTGTACTGAAAGACACCTTTAATCAGAAATTATAA
- the pheA gene encoding prephenate dehydratase, which produces MTLSIAHLGPPGTYAEQATIIYVKWLTQNTGMETVLRPYPSIAQSLKAVAQGETQLAVVPVENSIEGSVTMTMDTLWQIDSLRIKSALVMPIAHALISCATSLDRIKTVYSHPQGLAQCQNWLGEFLPTVQLIPSNSTTEALQTLQHDLTTAAIASARAAQIYNLPILANNINDYPENCTRFWVISQTASDIIQHFPVQNPSHTSIAFSVPANVPGALMKPLQVFAQLGINLSRIESRPTKRSLGEYLFFIDLEAAVDTPKMQSALGEINAYTEVLKIFGSYSLVPISTQEL; this is translated from the coding sequence GTGACTCTATCAATTGCCCATTTAGGACCACCTGGGACTTATGCAGAACAAGCCACTATTATCTATGTAAAATGGCTCACACAAAATACAGGCATGGAAACTGTTTTACGCCCCTATCCTAGTATTGCCCAGTCATTAAAAGCCGTAGCCCAAGGAGAAACCCAGTTAGCTGTTGTGCCTGTCGAAAATTCTATTGAGGGCAGCGTCACCATGACAATGGATACGCTATGGCAAATAGACAGTTTGCGAATCAAATCAGCTTTGGTGATGCCCATTGCCCACGCGTTAATTTCTTGTGCAACTAGCTTAGATAGGATTAAAACTGTTTATTCCCATCCCCAAGGCTTGGCGCAGTGCCAGAATTGGTTGGGAGAGTTTTTACCCACTGTACAATTAATTCCTAGTAATTCTACCACTGAAGCATTACAAACTTTACAACATGACTTAACAACAGCCGCGATCGCCTCTGCTAGAGCTGCTCAAATTTACAACTTGCCGATTTTAGCTAATAATATTAATGATTATCCAGAAAACTGCACACGCTTTTGGGTAATTAGTCAGACAGCATCAGATATTATTCAGCATTTCCCCGTACAAAACCCTAGTCACACATCTATCGCTTTTAGTGTCCCGGCTAACGTACCAGGGGCATTGATGAAACCATTGCAAGTATTTGCTCAACTAGGGATTAACCTCAGTCGGATTGAGTCACGGCCGACAAAGCGATCGCTAGGAGAGTATTTATTTTTTATTGACTTAGAGGCTGCTGTCGATACGCCAAAAATGCAATCTGCGTTAGGGGAAATAAATGCCTACACAGAAGTTTTAAAAATATTTGGTAGTTATAGTTTAGTGCCAATCAGTACACAAGAGTTGTGA
- a CDS encoding DUF1997 domain-containing protein yields MATKFTASQSVEIAVPHQPIPIQHYLRQPQRLVNALVDQKRIHQLSEEVFRLKMRPLAFMSLSIQPTVDMRVWAESNGIIYLRSVGCEILGFEYINQRFSLNLRGHLSPYQINMDTHLQGRADLEVQVDLPPPFSLTPKPILEATGNGLLKSVLLTVKQRLMHQLLEDYRQWVISQTQGQPLDNDVANLPILNIE; encoded by the coding sequence ATGGCTACCAAGTTTACTGCCTCCCAATCGGTAGAAATTGCTGTTCCTCATCAGCCTATTCCTATTCAGCACTACTTGCGTCAGCCGCAACGCCTAGTTAATGCTTTGGTTGATCAAAAGCGCATTCACCAGCTATCTGAGGAAGTATTTCGCTTAAAAATGCGTCCTTTGGCTTTTATGTCACTCAGTATTCAGCCGACTGTAGACATGAGAGTTTGGGCAGAATCAAACGGCATAATTTATCTGCGATCGGTAGGTTGTGAAATTCTTGGTTTTGAATACATTAATCAGCGATTCTCTTTAAACTTACGAGGACATTTATCTCCATACCAAATAAATATGGATACGCATCTGCAAGGTAGAGCTGATTTAGAAGTGCAAGTGGATTTGCCACCACCTTTTTCCCTTACTCCTAAACCAATCCTAGAAGCAACTGGTAATGGCTTACTCAAGAGTGTATTGTTAACAGTTAAGCAAAGATTAATGCACCAACTCTTAGAAGATTATCGTCAATGGGTAATTTCACAAACCCAAGGACAACCCTTGGATAATGATGTTGCTAATTTGCCAATACTGAATATAGAGTGA
- a CDS encoding ribonuclease HII has product MVKMKQTAKAERSPALLDAISWLEFSDDFANISGLIAGVDEVGRGCLFGPVVAAAVILPVSAFPELIAAEIRDSKKLSSSRRVQLAQQICVIATDWKIGYASTAEIDQINILQATLLAMKRAVQKLKVQPALCLVDGNQLVKDLLIPQQTIVKGDERSLNIAAASIVAKVWRDDLILRLATKYPMYDLDNNKGYGSQKHLLALQKYGPSYLHRKSFRPCQIKFQS; this is encoded by the coding sequence ATGGTCAAGATGAAGCAAACTGCTAAGGCAGAGCGATCGCCAGCACTCCTAGATGCAATCAGTTGGCTGGAGTTTTCTGATGATTTTGCCAATATTTCAGGGTTAATTGCTGGGGTAGATGAAGTAGGGCGGGGCTGCTTGTTCGGACCTGTGGTAGCAGCAGCAGTCATACTACCAGTTTCTGCTTTTCCAGAACTGATAGCAGCTGAGATTAGAGATAGTAAAAAGTTATCTAGTTCTCGCCGAGTTCAGCTAGCACAGCAAATTTGTGTGATAGCAACAGACTGGAAAATTGGTTATGCCTCAACTGCTGAAATCGATCAAATCAATATTTTGCAAGCAACGCTGTTAGCGATGAAGCGGGCTGTACAAAAGTTAAAAGTACAGCCTGCATTGTGCTTGGTGGACGGTAATCAGTTGGTAAAAGACTTACTGATACCACAGCAAACCATCGTCAAAGGAGATGAGCGATCGCTGAATATTGCAGCAGCCAGTATTGTGGCTAAAGTTTGGCGTGACGATTTGATACTGCGTTTAGCTACTAAATATCCCATGTATGACTTAGATAATAACAAGGGGTATGGCAGTCAAAAGCATCTGTTGGCATTGCAAAAATATGGACCCTCATATCTACACCGTAAGTCTTTTCGACCTTGCCAAATTAAATTCCAGAGCTAA
- a CDS encoding Rne/Rng family ribonuclease, translating to MPKQIIIAEQHQIAAVFSEDQIQELVVATGHHQIGDIYLGVVENVLPGIDAAFVNIGDPERNGFIHVTDLGPLRLKRTAAAITELLAPQQKVLVQVMKEPTGTKGPRLTGNITLPGRYVVLMPYGRGVNLSRRIKSETERNRLRALAILIKPAGMGLLVRTEAEGKPEEAIIEDLEVLQKQWEAIQQEAQSTRAPALLNRDDDFIQRVLRDMYGADVNRIVVDSSTGLKRVKQYLQNWSGGQTPQGLLIDHHRDRSPILEYFRINAAIREALKPRVDLPSGGYIIIEPTEALTVIDVNSGSFTRSATARETVLWTNCEAATEIARQLRLRNIAGVIVVDFIDMESRRDQLQVLEHFNKALRADKARPQIAQLTELGLVELTRKRQGQNIYELFGETCPTCSGLGHTVRLPGETESRLPTPVEVPDRFVPLPQREPRIPVARLTDMRENYDGFGESFEGDSDLGALNLVNHPSYQELNDHNKRRTRTRRSRIGINGANGKDEARITNNPLGFMNDSDLDLDNDVELGNTPEIPPPNLGKSGWTERSERTKVTKAEPIKPVVEPPEIKTVEMTQPEQDIFALMGVSPLIKLEQEVKNPKSVIINIIQPGQKVNESTEVTAHKTTVETESTEVSTPEVKLTRKVLPTPTTETPTVPTKAVASLTNPEETEANNSNRRRRRRSSAVESDSSSTEDS from the coding sequence ATGCCAAAACAAATTATTATCGCGGAGCAGCATCAGATTGCTGCTGTATTTTCGGAAGATCAAATCCAAGAACTTGTTGTAGCCACAGGCCATCATCAAATCGGTGATATCTACTTAGGTGTAGTAGAAAACGTATTGCCGGGAATTGATGCGGCTTTTGTAAATATTGGTGATCCAGAACGTAATGGCTTTATTCATGTCACTGATTTAGGACCACTCAGACTAAAGCGCACAGCAGCAGCAATTACAGAGCTGTTAGCACCACAACAAAAAGTGCTGGTGCAAGTGATGAAAGAGCCAACGGGAACTAAAGGTCCAAGGCTCACAGGTAATATCACTTTACCAGGGCGCTATGTGGTACTAATGCCCTATGGCAGAGGTGTAAATTTATCACGGCGGATTAAAAGCGAAACTGAGCGTAACCGTTTGCGAGCATTAGCAATTTTAATCAAACCCGCAGGTATGGGTTTGCTAGTGCGGACAGAGGCAGAAGGTAAGCCAGAAGAAGCAATTATTGAAGACTTGGAAGTGCTGCAAAAGCAGTGGGAAGCCATTCAGCAAGAAGCTCAATCCACTCGTGCGCCAGCATTACTCAATAGGGACGATGATTTTATCCAGCGTGTACTGCGAGATATGTATGGCGCGGATGTGAATCGGATTGTGGTGGATTCCAGCACTGGTTTGAAGCGGGTTAAGCAATATTTGCAAAACTGGAGTGGAGGCCAAACACCGCAGGGATTATTAATTGATCATCATCGCGATCGCTCCCCCATTTTAGAGTATTTCCGCATCAACGCCGCCATTCGCGAAGCCCTCAAACCACGAGTAGACCTGCCTTCCGGCGGCTATATCATCATTGAGCCAACAGAAGCATTAACTGTCATAGATGTTAACTCTGGTTCCTTCACGCGATCGGCAACAGCTAGAGAAACTGTGTTGTGGACAAACTGCGAAGCTGCCACAGAAATTGCTCGCCAACTGCGCTTAAGAAATATTGCTGGGGTCATTGTTGTTGATTTTATTGATATGGAATCACGGCGCGACCAATTGCAAGTTTTAGAACACTTTAATAAAGCCCTGAGAGCAGACAAAGCTCGTCCCCAAATTGCTCAACTGACGGAGCTGGGTTTAGTCGAATTAACACGCAAACGTCAAGGTCAAAATATTTACGAATTGTTTGGGGAAACTTGCCCCACCTGTAGTGGTTTAGGACATACAGTCCGGTTACCTGGTGAAACCGAAAGTCGCTTACCTACACCAGTGGAAGTACCCGACAGATTTGTACCTCTGCCTCAAAGAGAACCCCGGATACCAGTGGCTCGCTTAACAGATATGCGGGAAAACTACGATGGATTCGGTGAAAGCTTTGAGGGCGACTCTGATTTGGGTGCTTTAAATTTAGTTAATCATCCCAGCTATCAAGAACTCAACGATCACAACAAACGTCGTACCCGCACTCGCCGTAGTCGAATTGGCATCAATGGTGCAAATGGCAAAGATGAAGCCCGCATTACTAATAATCCTTTGGGTTTCATGAATGATTCAGATTTAGACCTGGATAATGATGTAGAACTGGGTAATACACCAGAAATTCCACCACCAAACCTGGGCAAATCTGGTTGGACTGAAAGGTCAGAACGCACCAAAGTCACTAAAGCAGAACCAATTAAACCTGTGGTAGAACCACCGGAAATAAAAACTGTAGAGATGACTCAGCCAGAACAGGATATTTTTGCCTTAATGGGGGTTTCTCCTCTGATTAAGTTAGAACAGGAGGTCAAAAATCCTAAATCTGTAATTATTAATATTATTCAGCCAGGGCAGAAAGTTAATGAATCCACTGAGGTAACTGCACATAAAACTACTGTGGAAACAGAAAGCACAGAAGTTAGCACACCAGAAGTGAAGTTAACGAGAAAAGTCTTACCCACACCTACAACTGAAACCCCAACTGTTCCCACCAAAGCGGTAGCAAGTTTGACAAACCCTGAAGAGACTGAAGCCAATAATAGTAATCGTCGTCGTCGTCGTCGTTCCTCTGCGGTCGAGTCAGACAGCTCTAGCACAGAAGATAGTTAA
- a CDS encoding TIGR03960 family B12-binding radical SAM protein, whose translation MAVAFEKLITSDILKPARYLGNERLAVHKPWDTAVIRWVLTYPEVYEVGASNLGHIILYNILNAQPRQLCDRAYLPGTDLASKLRATNTPLFTVESKRELQEFDILGFSLSYELGATNILEMLDLAGIPLTWQERSQGNYPLIFAGGQTATSNPEPYADFFDFFALGDGEELLPEIGLVLEDGKQAGLSRENLLLDLAQIPGVYVPQFYDMAEDGSVKPLRPDVPQRILRRVATPIPAYSIGLVPYVQTVHDRLTIEIRRGCTRGCRFCQPGMLTRPARDVEPEQVVDAIEQGMRATGYNEFSLLSLSCSDYLSLSAVGMEIKNRLRNENISLSLPSQRVDRFDENIANILGGTRQGGLTFAPEAGTQRMRDIVNKGLTNEELLRGVKTAWVQGWDKIKLYFMIGLPGETDADVLGIVETVSWLQRECRGKGRKPLNFNLTISNFTPKPHTPFQWHSVSTAEFRRKQDLLRQAFRRIRGVKVNFTDVRISAMEDFIGRGDRSLGKVVRRAWELGAGMDSWYDSLDKAFAAWGEAIVEAGLDWKYRQVENGEWNLFSASEEDSKGDKAETGELLPNPQSLDTPLPWDHIDTGIDKKWLKEDLQRALEAAVVPDCSFEGCSHCGVCGTDFGHNIVIEPPDIPDFAGEFVPNTAKNQRLRVWFGKQSDMALLSHLDLLRLFDRVVRRASLPVAYTGGFHPSPRIAVASALALGATSSGEIVDFELTEPIDVDTFHQKLAQELPQDIPVYRVEQVDLKAPAANKLLEKAEYLITVTAPANVTPAQWQTWIDAITTQDEILCEQTTKSGKTKIVNLRSLLFELELVSTNNHEAESTAVLRYLGSCRQDGFLLRPEQILSMLEMIAGEVPNPGSQPTPQVDAEVSINFTKFHLSHIHRNQLLLAV comes from the coding sequence GTGGCTGTTGCATTTGAAAAATTAATCACATCGGATATCTTGAAGCCAGCACGTTATTTGGGTAACGAACGGCTGGCAGTACATAAACCTTGGGATACGGCAGTAATACGATGGGTATTGACTTACCCAGAAGTATACGAAGTTGGAGCATCCAATTTAGGGCATATCATTCTCTATAACATTTTGAATGCCCAGCCGCGACAATTATGCGATCGCGCCTACCTACCAGGTACAGACTTAGCCAGTAAACTGAGGGCAACCAATACGCCCTTATTCACTGTCGAGTCCAAGCGAGAACTCCAAGAATTTGACATCTTAGGTTTTAGTCTGAGTTATGAATTAGGAGCAACCAACATTCTGGAAATGTTGGATTTAGCTGGCATACCCTTAACATGGCAAGAAAGAAGCCAGGGCAATTATCCGCTCATATTCGCCGGAGGGCAAACAGCAACATCAAATCCTGAACCCTACGCCGACTTCTTTGACTTTTTCGCCTTGGGAGACGGTGAAGAACTCCTCCCAGAAATTGGTTTGGTTTTGGAAGACGGTAAACAAGCAGGATTAAGTCGGGAAAATCTGCTACTGGACTTGGCACAAATTCCTGGGGTGTATGTGCCGCAGTTTTATGATATGGCAGAGGATGGCTCAGTCAAGCCGCTACGTCCAGATGTTCCCCAAAGGATTTTGCGCCGAGTCGCTACCCCCATTCCAGCTTATTCTATCGGGCTAGTCCCTTACGTCCAGACCGTACACGATCGCCTGACAATTGAAATTCGTCGTGGTTGCACCCGTGGCTGTCGGTTTTGTCAACCGGGAATGCTCACCCGTCCCGCCAGAGATGTAGAACCAGAGCAAGTGGTTGATGCCATTGAACAGGGGATGAGAGCGACTGGCTATAATGAGTTTTCCCTTTTGTCTTTGAGTTGTTCCGATTATTTGTCCCTATCGGCTGTAGGGATGGAAATTAAAAATCGATTAAGAAATGAAAATATTTCCCTGTCACTCCCCAGCCAACGTGTAGATAGATTTGATGAAAACATCGCCAATATCCTTGGTGGTACACGCCAAGGTGGGTTAACCTTTGCCCCTGAAGCAGGAACGCAAAGGATGCGGGATATCGTCAATAAAGGTTTAACCAACGAAGAATTATTACGAGGTGTCAAAACTGCCTGGGTACAAGGCTGGGATAAAATCAAGCTATATTTCATGATCGGCTTACCTGGAGAGACAGATGCCGATGTGTTGGGGATTGTGGAAACAGTCAGCTGGTTACAAAGGGAATGTCGAGGCAAAGGTAGAAAACCCCTCAACTTCAACTTGACGATTTCTAACTTTACCCCCAAACCCCATACACCATTTCAGTGGCACTCAGTTTCTACTGCCGAATTTAGGCGGAAGCAAGACCTATTGAGACAAGCATTCCGCCGCATCCGAGGAGTGAAAGTTAATTTCACAGATGTCCGGATTTCAGCAATGGAAGACTTTATTGGGCGAGGCGATCGCAGTTTGGGTAAAGTAGTCCGCCGCGCCTGGGAATTAGGCGCAGGTATGGATTCGTGGTATGACAGCCTAGATAAAGCTTTTGCCGCTTGGGGTGAGGCGATCGTCGAAGCTGGTCTAGATTGGAAATACCGCCAAGTCGAAAACGGCGAATGGAATCTGTTTTCTGCATCAGAGGAAGACAGCAAAGGAGACAAGGCAGAGACGGGAGAATTACTCCCCAATCCCCAATCCCTCGACACCCCCCTCCCCTGGGATCATATAGATACCGGCATTGACAAAAAGTGGCTCAAAGAAGACCTACAACGCGCTCTAGAAGCGGCAGTTGTCCCAGACTGCTCATTTGAAGGCTGTTCTCACTGTGGCGTATGTGGCACAGATTTTGGTCATAACATTGTTATTGAACCACCGGACATCCCAGACTTTGCTGGTGAGTTTGTTCCCAACACAGCTAAAAATCAACGCTTACGAGTTTGGTTTGGTAAACAAAGTGACATGGCCTTGCTGAGTCACCTGGATTTGCTACGCTTGTTTGACCGAGTGGTGCGGCGAGCTAGCTTACCAGTAGCTTATACAGGCGGATTCCATCCCAGTCCCAGAATTGCTGTTGCTAGTGCCTTAGCATTGGGAGCTACCAGTAGCGGTGAGATTGTCGATTTTGAGTTAACTGAGCCGATAGACGTGGATACGTTTCACCAAAAACTCGCTCAGGAACTACCCCAAGATATCCCTGTATATCGTGTAGAACAGGTAGACTTAAAAGCTCCAGCCGCTAATAAGTTGTTGGAAAAAGCAGAGTATTTGATTACTGTTACAGCCCCAGCCAATGTGACACCAGCACAATGGCAAACTTGGATTGATGCAATTACCACTCAAGATGAAATTTTGTGCGAGCAAACCACCAAGTCAGGGAAAACTAAAATTGTAAATCTGCGCTCACTGTTGTTTGAGTTAGAATTAGTATCAACTAACAACCATGAAGCAGAATCTACAGCCGTCCTGCGTTATTTGGGTAGTTGTCGCCAAGACGGATTTTTATTGCGTCCTGAACAAATCCTGTCTATGCTGGAAATGATTGCTGGTGAAGTTCCAAATCCAGGGAGCCAACCGACTCCGCAAGTAGATGCAGAAGTATCCATAAACTTCACAAAATTTCATCTCTCGCACATCCACCGCAATCAGCTGCTTTTAGCTGTATAA
- a CDS encoding STAS domain-containing protein produces the protein MQAVVESPKSVVISPQGYLNATNALEFERDLSTTLAQNDVSSLSVDLSQVESLDSSGLMALVSALKVAQSLGKGFRLDAVSPAIKIIFELTQLDQVFQICEEKN, from the coding sequence ATGCAAGCAGTAGTAGAGAGTCCGAAAAGTGTAGTTATTAGTCCTCAAGGGTACTTGAATGCCACCAACGCCTTAGAATTTGAGCGAGATTTGTCTACAACTTTGGCTCAGAATGATGTTTCTAGCCTGTCAGTAGACTTAAGCCAAGTGGAATCTTTAGATAGCTCTGGACTAATGGCCTTAGTTTCTGCCCTCAAAGTAGCTCAGAGTCTAGGCAAGGGTTTCCGATTGGATGCAGTTTCTCCAGCTATTAAAATTATTTTTGAATTGACCCAATTAGATCAAGTTTTTCAAATATGTGAAGAGAAAAATTAG
- a CDS encoding pyridoxal phosphate-dependent aminotransferase yields MQPAKRLQKIPPYLFAEINRKREELVAQGIDIINMAVGDPDKPTPAHILQAMHEAIDDTANHNYPPYQGMQAFREAAVKWMERRFGVMGLNPNSEVISSIGSKEAIHNTFLAFVETGDYVLIPDPGYPVYRTATIFAGGEPFTMPLKAENNFLPDLNIIPEEVARQAKILWINYPNNPTGALATLEFFEELVAFCRQYDILLCHDHAYSEMAYDGYKPPSVLQIPGAKDVAIEFHSLSKSYNMTGWRIGFVVGNADGIKGLSQVKTNVDSGVFKAIQKAAIAAYATDETELQSLMSVYQNRRDIVIQGLQALGWPIAPPKATLYIWVPVPPGYTSSEFANLLLDKCGIMVPPGNGYGASGEGHIRIALTIPDERLQEAMQRMQDAGIRYA; encoded by the coding sequence ATGCAGCCTGCTAAACGTTTACAAAAAATTCCTCCTTATCTATTTGCTGAAATTAACCGTAAAAGGGAAGAACTTGTTGCCCAAGGAATTGACATCATTAATATGGCAGTAGGTGATCCAGATAAGCCAACTCCTGCTCATATTCTCCAGGCAATGCACGAAGCGATTGATGACACTGCCAATCATAACTATCCACCTTATCAGGGTATGCAAGCATTCCGTGAGGCCGCAGTTAAGTGGATGGAACGGCGATTTGGGGTAATGGGATTAAACCCTAATTCCGAAGTGATATCTTCCATTGGTTCCAAGGAAGCAATACATAACACTTTTTTAGCCTTCGTAGAAACGGGGGACTATGTACTGATACCAGATCCGGGTTATCCTGTGTATCGAACTGCTACCATCTTTGCTGGGGGCGAACCTTTTACCATGCCCCTGAAGGCAGAGAATAATTTTTTACCAGATTTAAATATTATTCCGGAAGAAGTAGCTCGGCAAGCAAAAATCTTGTGGATTAACTACCCCAATAATCCAACCGGGGCTTTAGCAACTTTAGAGTTTTTTGAGGAATTAGTGGCGTTTTGTCGGCAGTACGATATCTTGTTGTGTCATGACCATGCTTACTCAGAAATGGCTTACGATGGCTACAAACCGCCAAGTGTGTTGCAAATTCCGGGTGCTAAGGATGTAGCAATTGAGTTTCACAGTTTGTCAAAGTCCTATAACATGACAGGTTGGCGGATTGGGTTTGTGGTAGGTAACGCCGATGGGATTAAAGGGTTAAGCCAAGTCAAAACCAACGTAGATTCAGGGGTATTTAAAGCCATCCAAAAAGCTGCGATCGCAGCTTATGCCACTGATGAAACCGAACTGCAAAGCTTGATGTCAGTTTACCAAAATCGACGTGACATAGTGATTCAAGGATTGCAAGCTTTAGGTTGGCCGATTGCACCGCCAAAAGCCACTCTGTACATTTGGGTTCCTGTACCTCCAGGATATACCTCATCTGAATTTGCCAACTTACTGTTAGATAAATGCGGGATTATGGTTCCTCCAGGCAATGGTTATGGCGCATCAGGGGAAGGTCATATCAGAATTGCCCTCACCATTCCTGATGAACGCTTACAAGAAGCAATGCAAAGAATGCAAGATGCCGGAATTCGGTATGCTTAG
- the clpS gene encoding ATP-dependent Clp protease adapter ClpS: MSVETIEKRSTTRKLAPRYRVLLHNDDYNSMEYVVQVLLTTVPSLTQPQAVSIMMEAHTNGLALVITCAQEHAEFYCETLKSHGLSSTIEPDE, encoded by the coding sequence GTGTCAGTCGAAACCATTGAGAAGCGTTCCACAACCCGTAAGCTCGCGCCTCGGTATCGTGTTTTGCTCCATAATGACGACTACAACTCTATGGAGTATGTTGTGCAGGTACTACTAACCACAGTGCCGAGCCTCACCCAGCCCCAGGCTGTTAGCATCATGATGGAAGCCCATACCAACGGGTTAGCCCTAGTCATTACCTGCGCTCAAGAACACGCAGAGTTTTATTGTGAAACGTTAAAAAGTCATGGTTTAAGCAGCACAATAGAACCTGATGAATAG
- a CDS encoding CPBP family intramembrane glutamic endopeptidase produces MKINLVNLAQRPAPIRLGCFILALLLLWLPIAAPIYLLVDDPNLVSILTMVLLYAEFIMLLRLWGQNVYQQPQILWNYGLQFTRRNGVELLCGLVLGIINITILFGLQGFLGWLVWQQPQVFLLKIVLEGFIVGLGVGFAEELLFRGWLLDELERDYSNSVSLWTDAVVFAALHFIKPLEAIIYTLPQFPALVLLGLTQVWGKRWRRGRLGLPIGLHGGLVWGYYIINVGGLMKYSGQVPDWVTGINQNPLQGVMGVAFMSILALWMRRRCVKG; encoded by the coding sequence ATGAAAATCAATCTTGTCAATTTAGCTCAACGCCCTGCCCCTATCCGGCTGGGTTGTTTTATTTTGGCTTTATTATTGTTATGGTTGCCCATAGCCGCACCAATTTATCTGTTAGTGGATGATCCTAACTTAGTCAGCATATTGACAATGGTGTTGCTATATGCAGAGTTTATTATGCTGCTCAGGCTATGGGGTCAAAATGTCTATCAGCAACCTCAAATTTTGTGGAACTATGGCTTACAATTCACACGGCGTAACGGTGTAGAACTGCTATGTGGTTTAGTTCTAGGAATAATTAACATTACCATCTTATTTGGGCTACAAGGTTTTTTGGGTTGGTTAGTGTGGCAGCAACCGCAAGTTTTTTTACTCAAAATAGTTTTAGAAGGTTTTATTGTCGGCTTAGGTGTGGGTTTTGCAGAAGAGTTACTATTTCGTGGCTGGTTGCTGGATGAATTAGAACGTGACTATAGCAATAGTGTGTCATTGTGGACAGATGCTGTAGTATTTGCCGCGTTGCATTTCATCAAACCACTAGAAGCCATTATTTATACTCTGCCCCAATTTCCCGCTTTAGTATTGCTGGGGTTAACGCAGGTATGGGGAAAACGTTGGCGGAGGGGACGCTTGGGCTTACCAATAGGTTTACATGGTGGTTTAGTTTGGGGTTACTACATTATTAATGTTGGAGGATTAATGAAATATTCAGGACAAGTTCCTGATTGGGTAACGGGTATAAATCAAAATCCCCTACAAGGAGTGATGGGGGTAGCGTTTATGAGTATATTAGCCCTATGGATGCGGAGGCGGTGTGTGAAAGGTTAA